A segment of the Alistipes communis genome:
TCCTTCCAGTCGTGAGTATAGCCGAATCCGACGATCGCTCTCTCCCGTTCGCAGACGAGGCGGGCGGTTGCGCTCTCCAACCGCGACCGCATCTGTTCGGCATCGAGCGGTTCGGTCTCGAAACTGGCCGTGCTGTGCAGCACGTAGTGATTGTAGAGTGCTGCGACAGCTGCGGCGTCTTCGGGTTTCGGGGCGCGGATTGTCATGCTGCGGAATGTTGTCCGGGGCGGGATCAGTCGAAGAATCCCTCTTCCTCCTCCGTGTACTGTGACTGCTGCATCTCCTCCTCGCAGTCGTACTCCGTCACGCGGTCGGGGCGGCGGAACCGGTCCTGCTTGGAGATGCCGAGCGCCGGATTCTTGTAGACGGTCGAGAAGAATTCTCCCACGATCGGCAGGGCCATGATGCTGCCCTCGCCGCCGTAGGTCGGGTGTACCGACTGGTCTTCGCCGCCGACCCATGCACCCGCCACCAGCTTTGGGGCCACGCACATGAACCACGCGTCGCGGTTGCGCTGCGAGGTGCCGGTCTTGCCGCCCAGCTGTGCGTCGCCCAGATCGAACTGCCATTTCAGCCGGCCGGCCGTTCCGTTCGTCACGACGCTTTGCAGCATCGTGAGCATCGTGTAGGCCGTGCGCTCCGATACGGCGTCCTGCGATTCGGGAATGAAGGTGGCGATCAGGTTGCCCTGCCGGTCTTCGATGCGCGTCACGAAGATCGGGTCGGTATGCACGCCGCCGTTGGCGAAGGTCGAGTAGGCGCTCACCATCTCGAAGACGCTCGATTCGGAGGTGCCCAGACAGAGCGCGTAGACCGGATCGATGAACGAGCGGATGCCCATGTTGTGGATGAAGTCGGCCACCGCCTCGGGCTGTTTGGCCTGCTTCATGATCCACGCCGAGTAGTTGTTTCGGCTGCGCGCCAACCCCCATTTCAGGGGGTGCATTTCGCCGTCGTAGACCACCTTGCTCGCCTCTTTGGGCGACCACGGCGTGCCGTTGCTCGTATCGATCGTCACCGGCAGGTTGGGCACCGGCGTGCAGGGCGTCAAACCGAGGTGGTCGATGGCGAATGTATAGACGAAGGGTTTGATCGTCGAGCCGATCTGCCGCTTGCCCTGCTTGGCCATGTCGTATTTGAAATAGCGGAAGTTGGGGCCGCCGACGTAGGCCTTGACGCGGCCCGTCTGCGGTTCAATGGCGACGAATCCGGCGCGCATGATGCGTTTGTGGTGGAGGATCGAGTCGCGCGGCGAGAGGATCGTGTCGCGTTCGCCGCGGTAGGTGAAGACCCGCGTGGGGCAGGGCGTGCGGAAGATGCGGTCGATCTCGGCCTCGCTGCGCCCCTCCTCTTTGAGGGCGCGGTAGCGGTCGGAGTAGCGCATCGCCTGCCGCACGATCTTCTCGCGTTCTTCGGCCGACGTGTTCTGGAAGAGCACCTTGGTCGAACGGTACTGGGCGTCCATCTTGGGCTGGATGACCGTGCGCAATTGTTTGAGCATCGCCTCCTCGGCGTACTGCTGCATCGTGGAGTTGATCGTGGTATAGATTTTCAGCCCGTCCTTGTAGATGTTGTAGGGCGTGCCGTCGGCCTTCGTGTTCTTGTGGCACCAGCCGTAGATCGGGTTGTTCTCGTACTCCTTGACGGCCTGCTCGTAATCCCATTCGGTGTAGAAGTTGCGGCGCTTGGGGGGCCGGGCGTTCATCACCTGCCGCAGCATCTCGCGGAAGTAGGTCGCCTGCCCGTCGTTGTGCGAGACGGGGCGGTAGTTGAGCGTAATGGGCAGCGCCGAGAGCGAGTCGCGCTCGGCGTGCGTGATGGCGCCCGCTTCGGCCATGCGCGCGAGCACGAGGTTGCGACGGGCCATGGCGTTGTCGTAGTTGCGCACCGGCGAGTAGCGCGTCGGTGCGTTGACCACGCCTACGAGCACGGCGGCCTCCTGCAAGTTGAGCTGGTCGGGCGTTTTGTTGAAGAAGGTGTGCGCCGCCGACTTGATGCCGTAGGCGTTCGATCCGTACTCCACGATGTTGAGGTACATCGCGGCGATCTCCTCCTTGGTGTAGTTGTATTCGAGTTTGAGCGCCGTGATCCACTCCTTGAATTTCGCCAGCACGAGCTTGCCTTTGCGCAGCAGCGCGCTCTGGCGGCGTACCGTGTCGCGCGGGAAGAGGTTCTTGGCCAGCTGCTGCGTGATGGTCGATCCTCCGCCTGCCGAACGGTTCTGCAAGAGGATCGTCTTCACCCCTACGCGGATGAGCGACGGGATGTCGATGCCCGAATGCGAGTCGAAGCGGGCGTCCTCGGTGGCGATGAGCGCCGCGACGATCGGCGGCACTTCGCGGCCGTTGATCGAGGTGCGGGTCACCGAGTCCGAGGCGAACAGCTCCTCGTACTGCACGTAGGAACGGTTCTGCACGAAGAAGGTTCCCAGCACCTTGCCGTCCTCGGAGTAGATTTCCGTGGCGATGTTGCTGCGCGGGTTCTCCAACTCTTCGAACGAGGGCATGCGCCCGAAGGCTCCCAGCGCCGTCAGGGTAAGCATCGCGGCCAGCAGTACGAAGGGTGTGAGGGCCGCATACCACAGCCATTTCACATAGTTGGGGGCAGGTGCGCCCTGCGTCTTCTTTTTCACGTTGCGTCAGCGGTTTTTGTCGAGTGACAAAGGTACGAATTTTTTGATTTATTCAACGGCGTCGATTTTCATTGCGCCGTTTTCATCGACTATTTTCACGATTCGGCGCCCTTCCGTACCCATGTCGACGAAGTCCACCCGGTAGCGTCCGTCGCCCAGCGAGGCTACCTCTCTTATCTCCGACACGTCGTCCGGCCCGTCCTGCGCACCGGTGCGGAATAGCCATACCGCATACCCTTCGCCGTCGTAGCCGTAATCGGCCCGCAGTTTTCGGAGCAGACGCTGCGTACAGCATTTTTCCAGAATCGGGCCGCACGCGGCATTCCCGAAGACGCAGTTCATATAGAAATGCCGGATGAAGCGTTCGGCTTCGTTCGCGGCGGGGGCGGTCGTTTGCGGCGTTTCGCCGGCCGGCAGGTTCCGTGCCGACAGGGGCGGCAGGGCGCTGCCGGCACAGAGCGCGAATAGCAGCGGGAGGATTCTTTTCATGTCCGGTTCGGTTTCGGTTCGGTTTCGGTTCGGTTAGAACGGCAGTCCCAGCGAGGCCGACCACCACAGACCGCCCTTGCTCGGCGCGTAGAACGACAGCCGCAGCGTCGAGGTGGCCGACGCGGGCTGGCGGAAAACGTTGAAGTCGACGTAGAGGTCGCCGCCGAAGGAGTGGATGCGCCGCGTCTCGGTACGTCCTTTCCGGTAGTCGAAGGCGTCGAACTGCCCGTAGTCGGCGCCGAGGTTCAGCCGGATGCGCTTGAAGTAGAGCACCGAGGGGATGCCCCCTTCGGGATACCACACGGGCAGCTGGTAGTCGAGCGACGCGGCGAAGTAGTTGCGGCTGTTGATGTCGTTCGAGTCGAAGCCGCGCGGGATCAGCCGCGCCGACTTGTAGGAAAGGAACGACTCGCCCGCCGGGTTTTTGAACCCGCCGATCGAGGTCTGGTAGGTGGCGGCCGCCGTCAGCGAGTTGTGCGGCGCGAAGCCCGGCGTGTAGAGCTTGCCGTAGACCGAGATAAGGTCGCTGAAATGGTCGTTGGTGGGGTTGAGCGCATAGGAAGCGCTCAGCACGTAGCCGCGCGGTGTTATGAAGTCGCGGTGGGCGAGCTGCACGGAGTTCGAATAGCCGATGCCGAAGGTGAGCTTGTGCAGCCCTTCGCGGTAGCCGATGTGCTGGAGATTGGTGAAGCTGTGCGTCGCCTCGTCGTAGGTGAGTTTCCCGACGTTGGCCACCAGCCCGTTCGAAAAGTTCCATGCGGCCGAGAGGCTCAGCATGCGGGTGCGGTAACCTGCGGCGAAGACCAGCGGCAGCGTGGCGCCCGCCGAGAGCGAGTAGTATTTGTCCGGGATAGGCTGCGGCTGGGCCTGTCCCGCCGCATAGATCACCTGATTGCCGCCGTAGGTGCCGGCTGCTTCCAGTTCGACGCCCAGCCCGTTGTAACGCAGGCTGCCCTTGACGACCGACCCTTCGGCGTGGTTCCACGCATAGGCGAGGTAGCTCTCGGCCGACGAGAGGAGGTTTTGCGAGACGAGCGTCACGCCCAACTGCACGTCGATGTCGTGTTCGTCGATGATCTTGAAGGGGTTGACGGCCACGGGCATCCAGCTGTGCACCTTGAACAGGTGCAGCGGCCGCGAGTAGCGGCGCGCGCGGTGGCGTGCGGCCGACGAGACGGAGTCGGCCGCCGTGAAACGCACCGTGTCGAGATTCGCCACGGGCCATTTGCGGCGCGGCGGATTGACGACGTTGCGCGGCAGGCGCGACGGCCGCACGGGGCGTAGCGTGTCGATCGGCTGCCGTGCGGCGTGGTAGCCTTCGGCGTCGTAGGTGGTCATCAGCACGTTGCCCTCGCCGTCGGCCGACGGCGAGAACGAGCCGTAGGTCGAGGTCGAGAGCCGGTACTGGCGCCCCGTGGCCAGGTCGTAGCAATGCACCTCGTCGTAGCCCGAAGCGATCGATCCGAAATAGAGCCGCCCGTCGCGGGCCGTGAGGTCGCTCAGCGTGATGTAGGCCCCTTCGGTCAGATGAGTGGCCGTCCCGTCGGGTTCGATGCGGCCGAGCCACATGCCCGAATCGTCGGTGGCCAGGAAGTAGAGCCGCGCGGTGCGGTCGTCCCACGCCAGTCCGTGCAGTTCGGTCTGCGCCGGAGCCTCCCAGTGTTGCACACCCGCCTCGCCCGTGACGGCGAAACGCCCGTCGGGCGAGTATTCGACCCATGCCAGCCCGCGGTCGGTCGGCGTGGGGTAGAGCGCATGGCGCCGCCCGCGCACGGCTTTGGGCTTGCCGCGGTCGAGATCCATGTAGCAGAGCTGCGAGTTGACCCGCTGCTCGAAGAGCGTCGAACGCCGGTACTCCGTCCACCAGACCCGCCCGTCGGCGTAGGCCGGCCGCGTGGAGACGCTGCCCGTGTAGGCCACGGCGCGTTCGCGTCCCGACTCCGTGTCGATCGTAACGAAGCGCGTCGGGCGGTCGTAGTCGGTTTTGAGCGCGAGGACCCGCTGCGCGTCGACGGCCAGCGGAAAGGCGTAGGTCGTGTAGCTCTCCACCGGCTCCGCCGAGAGATAGCGCGACGAATTGCGCCGGGCGGGCAGGGCGTTCCAGTAGTAGTTCAGCCCGTCGAACGTCTCGGCGAAGAGCGTACCCACGTCGGTGCGATAGAATTTTTTCAGCGCGATCGAGGTGGTGAAGATCATGTAGGGGTTGCGGGCCCCGTACCACGCTACCTTGTCCCAGATGTTCTCGCGGTAGCGCGTGTCGGCGTAGGCAGCGATCTGGTAGCCCAGGTGGTAGTGATCGGGCACGTTGGTGCGGTACGAGCCGCAGAACCAGCGGTCGATGTTGCGGCGGCTGCGCACGGCGTCGCCGAGGGCGCGGTACTCCATGGTGAACGACGGTTGCAGCGCACGGCCGAACGACGACATCTGCGTCTCCATCTGCACGGCGTCGCCTTCGATGAGCCAGATGGGCAGCAGCAGCAGCCCCACGGTCGAACCCTGCTGTCCGAGCACGTAGCTCAATCCCTTGATGACGCCGCGGTTGAGGTTGTTGTACTGCACGGCGTGGCGGTATTCGTGCGCCACGAGCTGCTTGTACCACGGCATCGAGTAGCTGTCGATCGCGGGCGAGGTGAGGAACTCCACGCGCTTGGGCAGCCACATCACCAGCCCGTTCGAGCGGAAGTTCTCGGGGTGCATGACGAACGGGATTTTCAACGGCCCGTGGCGGAATCCGTAGCCGATCGAGGGCCGCGCGGCTTCGATGAAATGGAGCGTGCGCCGTGCGATCGCGCCGGCCGTGTCGGGGAAGATGACCTGCACGTCGGGGGTGCGGATCGTCCGCCAGCGCAGCGAGGCGGCGTCGGCCCCCCAGCTGTAATATTGCGCCCGCGCGACGGTCGCGGCGAGCAGCAGCGCTGCCACGAGCAGCGTATGTCGGATGGTGCGTGTCAACAGGTTTGTTTTTAAGTGGTTGTCCCGATTCGCCTTGCGGGGCTGCGGTCTGCGTCATGCGGACGAAGCGAATCTCCGTCGCCGGAGGTTGCGGGTGGTGCGATCCGGCGGATCGCACGGATTTTAGCCGGTGCGGTTCGGTTCGGGCCGGTCGTCTGGTTTGCGATCCGTGTCATCCTCCCGCCTTCTTGCAGCCGTAGCCCGCACGCAGCAGGATCTCGACGATGCGGTCGCGGTGGTCGCCCTGGACGATGATCTCGCCCTCCTTGACCGACCCGCCGACGCCGCAGCGCTGTTTGAGCATCCGCCCCAGCGCCTCCAAGTCGGCCGCCGTGCCGCGGAATCCCCGCACGAGCGTCACCACCCTGCCGGCACGCTGCTTGCGGTCGAGCCATACGCGCAGCGTCTGTTTGTCGGGCGGCAGGGTTTCTGGCTCTTCCACCTCGTCGGTGGTGTATCGGAAGTCGGGATCGGTCGAATAGACCATTCCCAACCGCGATTTCCAATCGTTAGCGTCGTGCTGTTTCATGTCGTTGAATTTCATTCGTCCATTTTTCGCCTCGGCATAGCTCGGACACCCGTTCGGCTCTGCACTCGGCTTAACGAAATGGTTGGATTTCTTTCTTCCATTTCTCGCCTCGGCATAGCCCGAACTTCGTTCGGCTCTGCATTCGGCTTAACGAAATGGTTCGTTTTCAACAGTCGTTTTCTCGCCATGGCATAGCTCGCGCAAGCGCGGCTCTGCCCATTTGGCTTAGCGAAAACGTTCGTTTTCGTCGGTTCGTTTCCGTTGTTCGGGGCGTGTCGTCGCGCCAGCCGCGCATAGCCGCTTCGCGGACTTCGACAATCCCTCCCCTCTGTCCCCTTCCTTTGAAAAGGGCGGGGCTTTTTCGGTGTCGGATTCGTTCGTTTTCGTCGGTTCGTTTCCGCGGTTCGGGGCGTGTCATCGTCGTCCGCCGCGGGGCCCGTTCTTCCGCAGGCGGGATTCGCCGCCCTCCGGCCTTCCCTTCTCCGGTTTTGTCGGAAACGGTCGCGGGTTTGTCCTCTATCTCCGATCCGAACGTCTTTTCGGGCGGTTTTGTTTTGTGCAAAAGTAATAAAATATTATCTTTGGCCACAGTATGAGCCGAAAATTCGTTGATAAGCTGGGGCGGCTGAATCCGTTCGGTTCCCGGTGCAAAGAGTTGCCGAAGGCACTGCCCGTCCATTCGTCGCAACGGTTGGTGCGGGTGTTCGTCGAGGGGTACGAGGACGTCGCCTTCTGGCGGGGCGTCTTCGACCGCTTCACCAACCCCTATCTGCGTTTCGAAATCTCCGTTCCTTCGCGCGAAGACCTGCCCAAGGGCAAGAAGGTGCTGCTCGGAATGATTCCGCAGGCGTCGGACGAACTGTTGCTGTGCGTCGATTCCGATTTCGACTACCTGTTTCATAACTCGACGGAGCAGTCGCGCGAACTGCTCTCTTGCGA
Coding sequences within it:
- a CDS encoding transglycosylase domain-containing protein encodes the protein MKKKTQGAPAPNYVKWLWYAALTPFVLLAAMLTLTALGAFGRMPSFEELENPRSNIATEIYSEDGKVLGTFFVQNRSYVQYEELFASDSVTRTSINGREVPPIVAALIATEDARFDSHSGIDIPSLIRVGVKTILLQNRSAGGGSTITQQLAKNLFPRDTVRRQSALLRKGKLVLAKFKEWITALKLEYNYTKEEIAAMYLNIVEYGSNAYGIKSAAHTFFNKTPDQLNLQEAAVLVGVVNAPTRYSPVRNYDNAMARRNLVLARMAEAGAITHAERDSLSALPITLNYRPVSHNDGQATYFREMLRQVMNARPPKRRNFYTEWDYEQAVKEYENNPIYGWCHKNTKADGTPYNIYKDGLKIYTTINSTMQQYAEEAMLKQLRTVIQPKMDAQYRSTKVLFQNTSAEEREKIVRQAMRYSDRYRALKEEGRSEAEIDRIFRTPCPTRVFTYRGERDTILSPRDSILHHKRIMRAGFVAIEPQTGRVKAYVGGPNFRYFKYDMAKQGKRQIGSTIKPFVYTFAIDHLGLTPCTPVPNLPVTIDTSNGTPWSPKEASKVVYDGEMHPLKWGLARSRNNYSAWIMKQAKQPEAVADFIHNMGIRSFIDPVYALCLGTSESSVFEMVSAYSTFANGGVHTDPIFVTRIEDRQGNLIATFIPESQDAVSERTAYTMLTMLQSVVTNGTAGRLKWQFDLGDAQLGGKTGTSQRNRDAWFMCVAPKLVAGAWVGGEDQSVHPTYGGEGSIMALPIVGEFFSTVYKNPALGISKQDRFRRPDRVTEYDCEEEMQQSQYTEEEEGFFD
- a CDS encoding translation initiation factor — its product is MKFNDMKQHDANDWKSRLGMVYSTDPDFRYTTDEVEEPETLPPDKQTLRVWLDRKQRAGRVVTLVRGFRGTAADLEALGRMLKQRCGVGGSVKEGEIIVQGDHRDRIVEILLRAGYGCKKAGG